The stretch of DNA GATGTTGCTGGCTGCTTCTGGTTCCAACACCACAGACAAATGGTCACTCAAAAATCTGATCTATTTAGAAACATCTGCATTAATAGGTGACTCTATGGGTGCTTAAAGGTTTAATACAGAAAAGTGTTGGTTATGAGCCCGTCTGTTTACCAGCTGCTGGTTTCTGAGGTGATCTGGAGGAGTTGTGGCTAGTTTTATAGTCGGTGCACATTCTGAGGGCCTGATGCAAGCAgaggattaaaaaataaaaccatACAGATGAACGAGTGGAGACATTTCACAACCAAACGTTCTTCGAAGAAACAACATAATTCTCAGACTGTCTGATGGAGCTGCAGTGTTTCACTATGCTGCTGGCTGTTAGACCTATAAGTCCTCAACTTTTATTTTCATACTCGGCGACTAGAGAGGTTGTTTTCTCACCCCCGTTGTGCTCCAGGTAAACCCCTCTGAATTCCTGTCATGTGTGCAGTAAACATTTCTATCACTGCTCCCTTTAAAAATGTCTGAGTATCATCAACATTAAAACTACATAAGCTCCCGGGTTTGAAGCAGACACATAAAAGTGAATCGTCCTTCCAATAAACAAGTTTTATTTACAGAAGCATGAATCTACCTCAGTTTGGTTTAGATCAGAAACACTCGAGTTCAGTAACCACGCTCAGCATCGTCTGTAATTACAGTGTAATCTGACATGGCATCACAGAGGGGGCGGGGCCAGAACCTACAGCCTGCTGCTGTACAGTCTAATGGAGGGGAGAAGGCAGAAATGAGAGGCTGGCATGTGTGTTTAGTCTCTGCTTCACACAGACGCAGGAACGACCGCACTTAGTGAACAAGGGCCCTGCGGGGCCATGGCCCTAGGCCAGCTCTAGTTAAAACACTTCCTCACATTTCATCCTGCTGGAactttttaaaatgatcagtCTGTCGAAACTGGAGGCAACAGCTTTTTGTTCTCTCGAAAGCATCAAACATGAGGAAGCACGAATCTCAGCCCAGTCTGTTGGGGGAAGCTAGAAGAGGAGGTAATCGTCTCATTCCCCGCCGAGCCGAAAGCCCTGTCCCCAGCTGTGGCCTCCTCCTCGCTCCTGGGCAGCAGGCCTCCGTCCCGGAACAGCTCCAAAGCCTGACACTTCTCTGTGATTGGGGAAGAACCGATGCCTGCACATGGGAGGGAGGTGCTCAGTAAAAATATAATTCAAGGTAATCTGGAGGAACAAATCCATGAATCCAATTCAGAAAGCGAAGGTAAAAAGCACAGCTTCAGTAAGAACGGAGTAATCACACCAGCTGTGATGATTTATATCAAAAGTGGAAGTTTTTCCTTCTAAGTCTTACAAGAACTCTGGTGTGGAGAGGAAGGAGCGTCCTCCCAGATCCATGGGATACTTGTACATCAGGAAGAAGTAAAGGTGGCCCACCAGGTTCCCCGTCAGCTCGTTCACAAATCTGCATAAAAtggagggtcaaaggtcacaggagcaCCATAACAGCAAGCTGCTTGATAATCATAACAGAATTCAGTTAGAAATGAGACTTACGAGCCTCCGATGATAAAGTTGAAGGCCAAGATGACCCACGGTAGATAATGAGCCTAGAACAGAGCACACCCCTCGTCAGTAGGTGTAGATATCTGCTGCTGCTTAGCAACCACAATTGTGAGCTACTGTGTGAATTTTGAAGCAACGGCCAGACAATGATTAACTGATTAACATCTAAAAGTTTAATTTCTCAGCATAAGGAGAAGTGTTGATCTGTGGTGTTTGAGGCAGCAGGTGATTCCTGTAGGGAATGCCAGGTCTTAATCCATCCCCTACCCCTCCCTAGTGTTTGTCCTGATGTTGCCGTTTACAGTTCTGAGGAGAATACCTTGAAACGTGTTCCGAACCAGAAGGAGACGATGGTGTTTTTGTTGAACTGAGCCCAGACGTACAGCGCGGACAGGATCAGCGGGATCATCAGCAGCTGAGAACACAGACGTTAAAGCTCTAGTTCAGCTGTAGCTTTGAGTGAAGTAGTCCATAACTCATGTTTTGGTGTAAATACAGAAGAAAACTCACATGCATGTTCATCAGCATCGCAGTTATCTACACACACACTCCAAGTCAAGGACAACACGCTGGAATCATTTGGAATTTCAGGATCAGAGCAGCTGCTCGTGGGACGGTCGCCCACTTCAATCCCCACTTCAGCTCTTAAAGGACCTAGCAGTCACATCTGCCTTCTCCACTTCAGAATAAGGGATCTGGGGCCATCACTCCTTCAATATCGTATTTATTCCTACCTCTTCCTGCAGTaaaagccaaatatttttgtggaTAAATGTTATTCTTCAATCTTATAGCTAAGAAATAGCTATGAAAAGCCTTAGGAGCTAACAATCAGGGCTGAACTCccgacaaagcagcatggagctaAGGTGTGGGCTGGACTGCTGGTGCTGCATGTAACCTAGATTAGGTTTCTCCACTCTGCAGGGGTAGACTGACACTGGGCCACTGGCACAGAGCCACCCTGACATTGTACACTGCTGCAGAGAGAGAAGAGGTGCAGGAAGGAGAGGAAAAAATACAGGAGGAAACGCCATACACCTCTGATTGTAAAAAGCTTACAGCTTATGGCTTAAATGGGCGCTGGTTAAAGGATACAAGAATGCAGATCCAGTTAAAGAGCAGCATAAAAACATAGTCTGCAGGTCTGCCATTAAACTCAgctgaaaaacacaaaaaacatcaGATGCAGAGAACATTTAAACTACAGAGAGGAGTAGTCACAGGATGGCAGCGGTCTTACATGTCTCCAGCCGAGTGGAGTAATGGTACAAAAAATAAAGGTTGACCAAATAAAGGAATCCGGTTTGAGGGGTGATGGGAAAATAAAAGGTGGCAGTGACTGGCCTCCAGAgctgaaacaaataaaaacaagcattAATCCTCAAAATACTATGTGATATTGACACAGTCAGCACCCCGTAGATTACAAATAAGGATAATTAAAGGGTGAAGATCTTTACATAAAGCAGGatcaacacaaacattttagccGAAGGTCTATTTGCCTATTAATGGAATTTGCATTTTAATTTAAGGTGTTAAATTCGTTTAATGAGTTATGTGATCTCCTGTATAATAATAAACAAGCACGTGCAGTTAGCGTTtcaaataaagtatttttaactGAATTGAAATCCTGCGCCTAAAATCCGACATTCTTTCCTGTATCTGATATTGAAGCTCCAGCAGCCAGAGACAATGCCCAACACGCTTCGTCACTACTCAAGACATTGTCGCCGCCTTGTGGACGCCGTGAGAACAGCATACTAAAAACAAAATAGCTGTCCTTTATCAAATCATCTAACGCTGGTATTTTGTCACATTAAAACtccgtgtttttttttgtttgttttttctttttttggtgaCATTTCAGAACATCTTTCTGAACCTAGTATTTATGTAATAACACCCGAATAACACGCACTGAGTTTTATAGACAGCATCCGGAAAACAGATCCTGCCATGTCGGGATTCAGGCCTGTCATGGTTAGCCACCTGCTAGCTAACCGAATACATAAACAGAGAGTAAAAAATGATAACTGATCCTTTTGCCGACACGGATGAACAAATCACTGAAGTGCGTACCTGAAATTTGTTAAAGACGAGCTCCGGAATAAGCACAAGGTTGCTATGATAAACCAATCCTAGTCTTCCTATCAAAGGAAAAGCAATGGAAGCAGCGAACCACCACCGGGTGATTAAAGGGATGCTTCTGAACCAGTTCCCGATGTCCGACATCTTCTCAAAAGTCTTCTGCTAACCTACAAGtccgaaatgtaaaaaaaaagtcacTTTGAAAAGAACCCAGGACCTCTTAAAACTACAAGTCTTTAGTCTTGAACGATTAGCTCGTCCACTGCTAAGTTTACGTGACGTGGCTAAGGGCTAATCACAGCTTTGCATTTGCAGAGCTCACTTTCAGAACGAAAAGTTCCGGtacagcttttcaaaataaaaaggaACTTTTTTTTAAAGGCCGAGATTCAGAAAGCCTGTGAAactagatagtaaaagaaaaacaGATGATATAAAAAAAAGTTAGAAAAATACAGTATATCCTTTATTCTGGTTCAATTCACAGAATTGGGTAAGATGCAACGAAATGGGCACAATGTGACATGCTAAATACTGAATACACAAACgtgaacaaacattttttaaatgtatcaATTTCAATAAAAAAAGGACACAAcaataaaatgaaacaaaataaaatttCTTTAAATGTGTACAAAAATACTGGTATTTTTTAAATTGTCTTTTTAGAACACGATTTTCAAAAATTCTTCTTTTTTACCTTTTGCGTAAGTCAAGATTCAAACAATAACTTTTCATTGGAATACAATTGATGCAGAACATAGTTTTTGCTAAACCATATGCATTATCTCATTAACTTATatcatcagtaatttatttcatTTTGAACAGCagcgctcttattttgaaggacagAATGAGAACCGGATATACCGTAATTATCTAAGGAGACTTTCTAGATGTTTTCAAATCATTTCCTGTTAAATTTGCAAAGCAGATTCTAAACCACTCAGAAGAAGCCAACAAAGTAAAGGGGCGTGTCTTGTTCAGGAGCTTACATGCACCTTTTGAAAGTGATGCGTTCACACctttggaaataaaaaaaaatcacattacaATTTTTTTTGTTAAGTACTGGTGACTTTTTATGCTGTGGCAATTTGTCTGATAGCATAGCCTTGCATTGatgtggtttgtttgtttgtttttattttttgttgattaTTGTACTTTTTCTGTCCTGTTTCGATGGAACAGATCCAGTAGCCAGGAATGAGTGATGGATCTGCTTTATCTGCTGGTGTTTATTTGATTTGCATGTTTCATGCTAATCTGAAAATTAGACTCTGGAACATAATGCCCTCATGACCCATCCCCAGATAGGCagaagaaaatgaatgaatggatgga from Nothobranchius furzeri strain GRZ-AD chromosome 5, NfurGRZ-RIMD1, whole genome shotgun sequence encodes:
- the derl1 gene encoding derlin-1 — protein: MSDIGNWFRSIPLITRWWFAASIAFPLIGRLGLVYHSNLVLIPELVFNKFQLWRPVTATFYFPITPQTGFLYLVNLYFLYHYSTRLETSEFNGRPADYVFMLLFNWICILITAMLMNMHLLMIPLILSALYVWAQFNKNTIVSFWFGTRFKAHYLPWVILAFNFIIGGSFVNELTGNLVGHLYFFLMYKYPMDLGGRSFLSTPEFLHRFFPNHREVSGFGAVPGRRPAAQERGGGHSWGQGFRLGGE